A region of Necator americanus strain Aroian chromosome I, whole genome shotgun sequence DNA encodes the following proteins:
- a CDS encoding hypothetical protein (NECATOR_CHRI.G2195.T2), which produces MSMLHRRRSSASSDDDYRPSDIHLSERLHHDSRLSDDDKFSRGARRMYRVLSQHDPRLTTEHGIRRLFDELDNGDVQTQEELLDRMFQAAEDQGQIDESAAVTPDDEEAFVENLRHTVENGDMEVLDEKIKGTRRQKANLSKFDTFVEYLLQKINQQWLTLIYAVFPFHQVQTLVFICLVQFVSLPSLLRMLPVAAAYASFFLMVYFTLKMFHNKSIKRQRRTWKRLLDVFNEKDELTHDKSSSESYFITDNNWEAYLNFALSVSLFVLSVGAADKRIPYCSLMCGTSGFFALMTFVSLADAYDRYALFGMIANLMSCLPVILSRMRFSAGRWHIWRPFLQFKISYLIVSLSIPSLCLLSIPFVYFIMASRTKTWSEAAHAIVPHIVTIVWSDVTMTLLIIGWKSFDYIDLILACCAISLFFFPTLAAAVIVLSVVAVQIQKAIDFVSWAKAVFTIFVLISPFVVSRIYKYLSEKYKFSVSPSSTQKKKWIMLGIYFSALLMAISFLYEGQMTFDPAADVTNMTWTHYDRYCSLTSANTIENQIQCSQLKGTAINWKGTVQSVRVVNIDNSFESLLGYLPESIGQTMRCFYDSNRTTDDVAYAEGMRGNECSLTEHNVYTFDVEVSGPYGERIVSSAKGQLILSAGHVFYEMLKLVDEGDVVRFVAFFDQYPVFRYPPRLKLLQLECANCKQFQKGRNSHLRVTNSKLSRTGLWHQVFDAFKFCFNFVFAPVVRVK; this is translated from the exons ATGTCAATGTTGCATCGTCGCCGCAGTTCTGCGTCATCAGACGACGACTATCGCCCATCCGACATTCATCTGAGTGAACGACTTCACCATGACAGTCGGCTCTCCGATGACGATA aatTCTCAAGAGGTGCTCGCCGTATGTACCGTGTTCTCTCTCAGCACGATCCCAGGCTAACCACAGAACACGGTATTCGGAGACTTTTTGACGAGCTTGACAACGGAGACGTACAAACTCAAGAAG aaCTGCTTGATCGGATGTTTCAAGCAGCAGAAGACCAGGGGCAAATTGACGAGTCTGCTGCAGTAACA CCTGACGATGAGGAAGCGTTCGTTGAAAATCTGCGCCACACGGTAGAAAATGGTGACATGGAAGTTTTGGATGAGAAGATAAAGGGAACTCGCCGTCAGAAAGCG AATCTCAGCAAGTTTGATACCTTCGTTGAAtatttacttcaaaagatAAATCAGCAGTGGTTGACTTTGATTTATGCAGTGTTTCCGTTTCACCAAGTGCAAACATTAGTGTTTATATGCCTGGTTCAATTCGTTAG CCTTCCTTCGCTGCTACGCATGCTCCCAGTTGCGGCCGCTTATGCATCTTTCTTTCTGATGGTCTACTTCACACTGAAGATGTTCCACAATAAAAG CATAAAACGCCAACGAAGGACTTGGAAAAGACTTCTAGATGTCTTCAACGAAAAAGACGAATTGACACATGACAAATCAAGCAGT GAGTCTTACTTCATTACCGACAACAATTGGGAAGCGTATTTAAATTTCGCGCTCTCGGTCTCCTTATTCGTTTTGTCAG tgggaGCAGCTGATAAACGTATTCCTTACTGTAGTTTGATGTGTGGTACATCGGGATTCTTCGCGTTGATGACATTTGTCAGCTTGGCCGACGCCTATGACAGATACGCTTTATTTGGCATGATTGCGAACTTGATGTCTTG CCTCCCAGTCATCTTATCCCGCATGCGTTTCTCTGCTGGCCGCTGGCACATTTGGCGTCcttttttacaatttaaaaTAA GCTATCTGATCGTAAGCCTTAGTATTCCCTCCTTATGTCTTCTATCGATCCCATTTGTGTACTTTATCATGGCCTCGAGAACGAAAACGTGGTCGGAAGCCGCTCATGCAATTGTCCCACACATT gTGACCATAGTCTGGTCAGATGTCACCATGACTCTTCTGATCATTGGTTGGAAGTCGTTTGAT TACATCGATCTTATTTTGGCCTGCTGTGCGATCTCTCTATTCTTCTTCCCAACGCTAGCAGCAGCCGTCATTGTTCTGTCCGTCGTTGCCGTCCAAATTCAGAAAGCTATTGACTTC GTCAGTTGGGCTAAAGCTGTATTCACCATCTTCGTTCTTATTTCTCCATTCGTTGTTAGCAGAATTTACAAGTACCTCTCAGAGAAGTACAAATTCAGTG TGTCTCCGTCCAGtacacaaaagaagaaatggatcaTGTTGGGCATTTATTTCTCTGCCTTGCTGATGGCCATTTCGTTTCTGTACGAAGGTCAAATGACATTTGATCCAGCCGCTGATGTCACCAATATGACCTG gaCCCACTATGACCGTTATTGCTCGCTTACTTCAGCAAATACCATTGAAAATCAAATTCAGTGCAGTCAGCTGAAAG GAACTGCTATAAATTGGAAGGGAACAGTTCAGTCAGTGCGTGTAGTTAATATAGATAACTCCTTCGAATCCCTTCTCGGCTACCTGCCAGAGTCTATAGGACAAACAATGCGCTGTTTTTATGACAGCAACCGAACAACTGACGACGTTGCATATGCAGAGGGAATGAG aGGAAACGAGTGTTCTTTAACTGAGCATAACGTCTACACCTTCGATGTTGAAGTGTCAGGTCCCTACGGTGAACGCATTGTGAGCAGCGCTAAAGGTCAACTTATCCTCAGTGCTGGACATGTGTTTTACGAGATGCTGAAACTCGTGGATGAAG GTGATGTTGTGCGATTCGTAGCATTCTTTGATCAGTATCCCGTTTTCCGCTATCCTCCTCGACTGAAGCTGCTTCAGCTAGAGTGTGCGAACTGCAAACAG ttCCAAAAAGGACGAAATTCACACCTTCGTGTGACAAATTCCAAGTTAAGCCGGACTGGATTGTGGCATCAAGTAtttgatgccttcaaattcTGCTTTAATTTTGTATTTGCGCCTGTAGTGAGAGTGAAGTAG
- a CDS encoding hypothetical protein (NECATOR_CHRI.G2196.T2) — protein MTDPDSDYNSSEDEDYVPEEGVEDVDYPSGGEVDEVSEADGEVVVTKRKRAGKDNLPNSTQKSSTSADGDVEEDAKAAFLALMSEDDPILGRKRADILPDSLSTSNASTCVNVVASSSSSSSDPEHHELKAESKVITEVFDFAGDEVKVQRTVTAEEAKEIEAREKRKENEKMKKPPQKRLGLGGALTLLAKKPKMSVLDKSNLDWNSFKEENNLKEELETFNRGKNGYLDKMNFLSRSVVVILRCVEEDFPTQFPSKIFEDEKVTLPFISKQ, from the exons ATGACGGATCCAGACTCCGATTATAATTCATCTGAGGATGAGGATTATGTGCCAGAAGAGGGAGTGGAAGACGTTGATTACCCATCTGGGGGAGAG GTTGATGAAGTGAGCGAAGCTGATGGCGAGGTAGTGGtgactaaaagaaaaagagctgGCAAGGATAATCTTCCGAATTCCACCCAAAAATCATC TACCTCTGCAGACGGCGATGTGGAAGAGGATGCTAAAGCAGCATTCTTGGCGCTAATGTCTGAAGACGATCCCATTCTTGGCAGAAAACGAGCAGACATTCTACCTGACTCATTAAGTACTTCGAA TGCGAGCACGTGCGTGAATGTGGTGGCTTCCAGTTCATCATCTTCTTCGGATCCGGAACATCACGAACTGAAAGCTGAAAGTAAAGTGATCACAGAAGTTTTCGACTTTGCAGGCGATGAAGTGAA gGTGCAACGGACAGTCACTGCAGAGGAGGCAAAGGAAATAGAAGCtagagaaaagaggaaagagaatgagaagatgaagaagcCACCACAAAA gAGATTGGGTCTTGGGGGTGCCTTAACGCTACTCGCGAAAAAGCCGAAGATGTCCGTTCTTGATAAATCAAATCTTGACTGGAACAGtttcaaggaagaaaacaatCTAAAG GAAGAATTGGAGACTTTTAATCGTGGTAAAAATGGATATTTGGACAAGATGAACTTCTTATCGAGAA GTGTCGTTGTGATATTACGTTGCGTCGAAGAGGATTTCCCCACACAGTTTCCAAGCAAAATCTTCG aggACGAGAAGGTTACTCTGCCGTTTATTTCAAAGCAATGA
- a CDS encoding hypothetical protein (NECATOR_CHRI.G2196.T1): MTDPDSDYNSSEDEDYVPEEGVEDVDYPSGGEVDEVSEADGEVVVTKRKRAGKDNLPNSTQKSSTSADGDVEEDAKAAFLALMSEDDPILGRKRADILPDSLSTSNASTCVNVVASSSSSSSDPEHHELKAESKVITEVFDFAGDEVKVQRTVTAEEAKEIEAREKRKENEKMKKPPQKRLGLGGALTLLAKKPKMSVLDKSNLDWNSFKEENNLKEELETFNRGKNGYLDKMNFLSRSDYREFEKEKAVRNSSRKPT; the protein is encoded by the exons ATGACGGATCCAGACTCCGATTATAATTCATCTGAGGATGAGGATTATGTGCCAGAAGAGGGAGTGGAAGACGTTGATTACCCATCTGGGGGAGAG GTTGATGAAGTGAGCGAAGCTGATGGCGAGGTAGTGGtgactaaaagaaaaagagctgGCAAGGATAATCTTCCGAATTCCACCCAAAAATCATC TACCTCTGCAGACGGCGATGTGGAAGAGGATGCTAAAGCAGCATTCTTGGCGCTAATGTCTGAAGACGATCCCATTCTTGGCAGAAAACGAGCAGACATTCTACCTGACTCATTAAGTACTTCGAA TGCGAGCACGTGCGTGAATGTGGTGGCTTCCAGTTCATCATCTTCTTCGGATCCGGAACATCACGAACTGAAAGCTGAAAGTAAAGTGATCACAGAAGTTTTCGACTTTGCAGGCGATGAAGTGAA gGTGCAACGGACAGTCACTGCAGAGGAGGCAAAGGAAATAGAAGCtagagaaaagaggaaagagaatgagaagatgaagaagcCACCACAAAA gAGATTGGGTCTTGGGGGTGCCTTAACGCTACTCGCGAAAAAGCCGAAGATGTCCGTTCTTGATAAATCAAATCTTGACTGGAACAGtttcaaggaagaaaacaatCTAAAG GAAGAATTGGAGACTTTTAATCGTGGTAAAAATGGATATTTGGACAAGATGAACTTCTTATCGAGAAGTGATTACagagaatttgaaaaggagaagGCAGTGAGGAATTCATCACGAAAACCTACTTAA